A single region of the Pseudorhodoplanes sp. genome encodes:
- the phnD gene encoding phosphate/phosphite/phosphonate ABC transporter substrate-binding protein, protein MLRRLRFDCLIGLFAVLLLALAPRPASALDARYSDADGDLVADAPKDPKQWVDPSTLIFAYTPVEDPAVYAKVWEGFLRHMEKVTGKKVQFFPVQSNSAQLEAMRAGRLHVAGFNTGSNPLAVNCAGFVPIALMASKNNAFGYEMEIITYPGSGVQKIEDIKGKKMAFTTQTSNSGYRAPSALLRENFKLEAGKDYEPVFSGKHDNSVIGVANKDYPAAAIANEVMHRIIERGVVKKEQIVTIYKSKTFPTTGYGYVYNLKPELAAKVKEAFFTFPWDGSELQKEFGKTTPPMQQFMPITYKQHWEAVREVDKAMGVKYDCKG, encoded by the coding sequence ATGCTTCGCCGGCTGCGTTTTGACTGCTTGATCGGCCTTTTCGCGGTGCTCCTGCTGGCGCTTGCGCCGCGGCCCGCATCGGCGCTGGATGCCCGCTATAGCGATGCCGACGGCGACCTTGTCGCTGATGCGCCCAAGGATCCCAAGCAATGGGTCGATCCCTCGACGCTGATCTTCGCCTATACGCCGGTCGAGGACCCTGCTGTCTACGCCAAGGTCTGGGAGGGCTTTCTCCGGCACATGGAAAAGGTGACCGGCAAGAAGGTGCAGTTCTTCCCAGTGCAGTCGAATTCGGCGCAGCTTGAGGCGATGCGCGCCGGCCGCCTGCATGTCGCGGGTTTCAATACCGGCTCCAATCCGCTGGCGGTGAACTGCGCCGGCTTCGTGCCGATCGCGCTGATGGCCTCGAAGAACAATGCCTTCGGCTACGAAATGGAGATCATCACCTATCCCGGCAGCGGCGTGCAGAAGATCGAGGACATCAAGGGCAAGAAGATGGCCTTCACGACGCAGACCTCGAATTCCGGCTACCGCGCCCCGTCGGCGCTGCTGCGAGAGAATTTCAAGCTCGAGGCAGGCAAGGATTACGAGCCGGTCTTTTCCGGCAAGCACGACAATTCTGTGATCGGCGTCGCCAACAAGGATTATCCGGCGGCCGCCATCGCCAACGAGGTCATGCACCGCATCATCGAGCGGGGCGTGGTGAAGAAGGAGCAGATCGTCACCATCTACAAGTCCAAGACCTTCCCCACGACCGGCTATGGCTATGTCTACAATCTGAAGCCGGAGCTGGCGGCGAAAGTGAAGGAAGCCTTCTTCACCTTCCCGTGGGACGGATCGGAATTGCAGAAGGAATTCGGCAAGACGACCCCGCCGATGCAGCAGTTCATGCCGATCACCTACAAGCAGCACTGGGAGGCGGTGCGCGAGGTCGACAAGGCGATGGGTGTCAAATACGACTGCAAGGGCTGA
- the phnC gene encoding phosphonate ABC transporter ATP-binding protein, whose product MLQIRGLSKRYRTGDVALSGVDLDVLSGEIIGLIGPSGAGKSTLIRCINRLVEPSAGRILLNDEEVSHLGRHDLRRMRRRMGMIFQEYALVERLTVMENVLSGRLGYVPFWRSFFRRFPPEDVRNAFATLDRVGLLDHVDKRADALSGGQRQRVGIARALQQNPDLLLVDEPTASLDPKTSRQIMRLICEICAERRLAAVVNIHDVSLAQMFLKRIVGLRAGVIVYDGPADGLTPEVLTRIYGEEDWTRAIKREDGDDSHDVGTRTPLAAVG is encoded by the coding sequence ATGCTGCAGATCAGGGGGTTGAGCAAGCGTTATCGCACCGGCGACGTTGCGCTGAGCGGTGTCGATCTTGATGTTCTCTCCGGCGAGATCATCGGCTTGATCGGACCGTCCGGCGCCGGCAAATCCACCCTGATCCGCTGCATCAACCGCCTGGTGGAGCCGAGCGCGGGCCGGATCCTTCTCAACGACGAGGAAGTGTCCCATCTCGGTCGCCACGATCTGCGGCGCATGCGCCGCCGCATGGGCATGATCTTCCAGGAATACGCCTTGGTCGAGCGGCTGACGGTCATGGAGAATGTCCTGTCCGGGCGGCTGGGCTATGTGCCGTTCTGGCGCAGCTTCTTCCGCCGCTTCCCACCTGAGGATGTGCGCAACGCCTTTGCGACGCTCGATCGCGTCGGCCTCCTGGATCATGTCGACAAACGCGCCGACGCGCTCTCCGGCGGCCAGCGCCAGCGCGTCGGCATCGCCCGCGCCCTGCAGCAGAATCCGGATCTGCTGCTGGTGGACGAGCCGACCGCGAGCCTCGATCCAAAGACGTCGCGTCAGATCATGCGGCTGATCTGCGAAATCTGCGCCGAGCGCAGACTCGCGGCCGTGGTCAACATCCACGACGTGTCTTTGGCGCAGATGTTCTTGAAGCGCATCGTCGGCCTGCGCGCCGGCGTCATCGTCTATGACGGTCCCGCGGACGGGCTGACACCGGAGGTGCTCACCCGCATCTATGGCGAGGAGGACTGGACACGCGCGATCAAGCGCGAGGACGGCGATGACTCCCACGACGTGGGAACGCGCACGCCGCTGGCGGCCGTGGGCTAG